From one Paeniglutamicibacter psychrophenolicus genomic stretch:
- a CDS encoding mycothiol transferase encodes MGANGSEPEPSAIGLLRDGFTRVSEGIEALLEAAEPRMLRFRASSSANPVAWLIWHLSRVQDDHFTFLARALDPESVTEQRWIADDWVSRFNLPYRRLDTGFGHSSEQVADFGMYDGAYLRGYHLDVHRQCLEILGTLRESDLDVVVDRRWDPPVTAAARLVSILGETTAHLAQAEFVRGIFLDVERTRRPGA; translated from the coding sequence GTGGGAGCGAACGGGAGCGAACCGGAACCAAGCGCGATCGGCCTGCTGCGCGACGGGTTCACGCGGGTGAGTGAGGGGATCGAGGCCCTGCTGGAGGCCGCCGAGCCGCGGATGCTGCGTTTCCGGGCCAGCAGCTCCGCGAACCCAGTGGCATGGCTCATCTGGCACCTGAGCCGGGTGCAGGATGACCACTTCACCTTCCTGGCCCGGGCACTGGATCCGGAATCGGTGACGGAGCAGCGCTGGATCGCCGACGACTGGGTGTCCCGCTTCAACCTGCCCTACCGGCGGCTGGACACCGGATTCGGGCACAGCAGCGAACAGGTCGCGGACTTCGGGATGTACGACGGGGCGTACCTGCGCGGCTACCACCTGGACGTGCACCGGCAATGCCTGGAAATCCTGGGGACGCTGCGCGAATCGGACCTTGACGTGGTCGTCGACCGGCGCTGGGACCCGCCGGTGACCGCGGCGGCGCGGTTGGTGAGCATCCTGGGGGAGACCACCGCGCACCTTGCCCAGGCAGAGTTCGTGCGCGGGATCTTCCTGGACGTGGAGCGCACCCGGCGCCCTGGGGCTTAA
- the mscL gene encoding large conductance mechanosensitive channel protein MscL, with translation MLKGFRDFIMQGNVVDLAVAVVIGAAFGAVINSLVENILMPLIAALVGSPNFDNFLVVTIGDGVAIKFGVFLTVLVNFILIAAAIYFIVVVPMKHLAEMRQARLGVEEPAEELDPQVALLAEIRDELRNRTV, from the coding sequence ATGCTCAAAGGATTCAGAGATTTCATTATGCAGGGCAACGTTGTTGACCTTGCCGTTGCCGTCGTCATTGGTGCCGCTTTTGGCGCCGTGATCAATTCATTGGTTGAGAACATTCTCATGCCATTGATCGCAGCATTGGTTGGTTCGCCGAACTTCGACAACTTCCTCGTTGTCACGATCGGTGACGGTGTCGCCATCAAGTTCGGTGTCTTCCTGACCGTCTTGGTGAACTTCATCCTGATTGCTGCCGCCATCTACTTCATCGTCGTTGTGCCGATGAAGCACCTCGCCGAGATGCGCCAGGCTCGCCTGGGCGTCGAGGAACCCGCCGAGGAACTCGATCCGCAGGTTGCCCTGCTGGCCGAGATCCGCGACGAATTGCGCAATCGAACCGTCTGA
- the glmM gene encoding phosphoglucosamine mutase: protein MARLFGTDGVRGKANELLTPELAMALSQAAAMVLGHEKIHDGRRPVAVVAKDPRISGDFLSAAIEAGLAASGVDVHDAGTLPTPAAAYLVADLGADFGVMISASHNAAPDNGIKFLARGGKKLDDALEDAIEAALDKPKYRPVGGDVGRINRFADAEDRYIMHLLQTLPNRLDGMKIVLDCAHGAASGCSPEVFNAAGAQVVVIGAEPDGININDGYGSTHLERLQAAVLDNRADLGIAHDGDADRCLAVDHEGTIVDGDQIMAIMAADMKERGVLKDNTLVATVMSNLGLKIAMREAGITILETGVGDRYVLEGMRTGNYNLGGEQSGHVIFADHATTGDGVLTGLHIAARVKATGKTLKELAAAMTVLPQVLINVKGVDKEAAPSNKTLITAIAAAEAELGENGRVLLRPSGTEPVVRVMVEATSHAMASSLAQSLADVVLRELAL from the coding sequence ATGGCAAGGTTATTTGGGACCGACGGTGTCCGAGGAAAAGCAAACGAACTTCTGACCCCCGAGCTGGCGATGGCGCTTTCACAGGCCGCCGCCATGGTGCTGGGGCACGAGAAAATACATGACGGGCGCAGGCCCGTGGCGGTGGTGGCCAAGGATCCGAGGATCAGTGGCGACTTCCTCTCTGCTGCAATCGAGGCGGGGCTCGCAGCCTCCGGCGTCGACGTGCACGATGCGGGGACCCTTCCGACGCCGGCGGCCGCGTACCTGGTCGCGGATCTGGGTGCCGACTTCGGCGTCATGATCTCCGCCTCGCACAACGCCGCCCCGGACAACGGGATCAAGTTCCTGGCCCGCGGCGGCAAGAAACTCGACGACGCCCTCGAGGACGCCATCGAGGCGGCCCTCGACAAGCCCAAGTACCGCCCGGTGGGCGGGGACGTGGGGCGCATCAACAGGTTCGCGGACGCCGAGGATCGCTACATCATGCACCTCCTGCAGACGCTGCCGAACCGCCTTGACGGCATGAAGATCGTCCTGGACTGCGCCCACGGCGCGGCCAGTGGATGTTCCCCGGAGGTCTTCAACGCCGCCGGAGCCCAGGTCGTGGTCATCGGTGCGGAACCCGACGGCATCAATATCAACGACGGCTACGGCTCAACGCACCTCGAGCGCCTGCAGGCCGCCGTGCTGGACAACCGCGCGGACCTGGGCATCGCCCACGACGGCGACGCCGACCGCTGCCTGGCCGTCGACCACGAAGGCACCATCGTGGACGGGGACCAGATCATGGCGATCATGGCCGCCGATATGAAGGAACGCGGCGTCCTGAAGGACAACACCCTGGTGGCCACCGTGATGAGCAACCTCGGCCTGAAGATCGCCATGCGTGAGGCCGGGATCACCATCCTGGAAACAGGCGTGGGTGACCGCTACGTGCTCGAGGGCATGCGCACCGGCAATTACAACCTGGGCGGGGAACAGTCCGGCCACGTGATCTTCGCCGACCACGCCACCACCGGCGACGGGGTGCTGACAGGACTTCACATCGCCGCCCGCGTCAAGGCCACCGGCAAGACCCTCAAGGAGCTTGCCGCCGCCATGACGGTGCTCCCTCAGGTGCTGATCAACGTCAAGGGCGTCGACAAGGAAGCTGCGCCCAGCAACAAGACGCTGATCACCGCGATCGCCGCCGCCGAGGCCGAACTGGGCGAGAACGGACGCGTGCTGCTTCGCCCCTCGGGAACCGAGCCGGTGGTCCGCGTGATGGTCGAGGCCACCTCGCACGCCATGGCGAGTTCCCTGGCGCAGTCGCTGGCCGACGTCGTCCTGCGCGAACTGGCGCTTTAA
- a CDS encoding holo-ACP synthase: MIVGIGVDVVQVSRFRAQLQRTPALLERLFVPEERALHVRSLAARFAAKEAIAKALGAPAGMNWQHCRIEKDEAGDPYVVLDGSVAEAAAKKGVVHWHLSMSHDGDLATAMVVAER, translated from the coding sequence ATGATCGTGGGAATTGGTGTTGACGTGGTCCAGGTGTCTCGTTTCAGGGCGCAGCTTCAGCGGACCCCCGCATTGCTCGAACGCCTTTTCGTGCCCGAGGAACGAGCGCTGCACGTCCGCTCCCTGGCCGCGCGCTTTGCCGCCAAGGAGGCCATTGCCAAGGCGCTCGGCGCCCCGGCCGGCATGAACTGGCAGCACTGCAGGATCGAAAAGGACGAGGCCGGCGATCCCTACGTGGTGCTCGACGGTTCGGTGGCCGAGGCCGCGGCAAAGAAGGGCGTGGTGCATTGGCACCTGTCCATGAGCCACGACGGGGACCTGGCCACGGCCATGGTCGTCGCCGAACGCTGA
- a CDS encoding NAD(P)H-hydrate dehydratase — protein MIPVYAGSRVRDAEIPLLRDSSDLSLMRRAADALAHQAVLMLKEHTGRLYGSRVVALVGPGNNGGDGLFALSAMARRGVAVTAVLLASHAHQEGLAALVRAGGRTAAAKALDGLLEECDLLIDAAYGTGLRPGVRLPAIPRHIPVLACDVPSGVDADTGAAADSVIPAERTVTFGALKTGLVVGAGHLVSGRIRVTDLGLNPTLGEPEAWVVQGDDLGLLLDRDLGWSAAGRHKYQRGVLGLLAGSARYPGAAVLSARAAVATGLGLLRTIVPENVAAALTSQVPEAVPLGTDELTALLAHNRRNGREGATRIGAWAIGPGLEDTPETRRHLQQILAANNPCVIDASALAMLEPGEHSQLRILTPHAGELNALLAKAGVRVSPRDIAADPIRWARWAAVAYDCVVLLKGSATICTAPDGYALIVHASTPDLATAGSGDVLTGILGTLLAAANFPATPATVDATALTHRLTDLAAAGALIHAHAGALAAREGTVSAVDLLVELPRAARDLGL, from the coding sequence ATGATCCCCGTCTACGCAGGTTCCCGTGTTCGAGATGCCGAGATTCCGCTGCTGCGCGATTCCAGCGACCTGAGCCTGATGCGCCGGGCCGCCGACGCGCTGGCCCACCAGGCGGTGCTGATGCTCAAGGAACACACCGGCAGGCTCTATGGGTCCCGCGTCGTGGCACTGGTCGGTCCGGGCAACAACGGCGGCGACGGACTCTTTGCCCTGTCCGCCATGGCCAGGCGCGGGGTCGCAGTCACCGCCGTGCTGCTGGCCTCCCACGCCCACCAGGAGGGCCTCGCCGCGCTGGTGCGCGCAGGCGGCCGCACCGCCGCCGCCAAGGCCCTGGATGGGCTGCTCGAGGAATGCGACCTGCTCATCGACGCCGCCTACGGCACCGGGCTGCGCCCCGGGGTCCGTCTGCCGGCCATCCCCCGCCACATCCCGGTGCTCGCCTGCGACGTGCCCAGCGGCGTCGATGCCGACACCGGTGCGGCGGCGGACAGCGTGATCCCGGCCGAGCGGACCGTGACCTTCGGGGCGCTGAAGACCGGCCTGGTGGTGGGAGCCGGGCACCTGGTCTCCGGGCGCATCCGCGTCACCGACCTCGGGCTCAATCCGACACTCGGCGAACCTGAGGCCTGGGTCGTGCAGGGAGACGACCTGGGCCTGCTGCTGGACCGCGACCTCGGCTGGTCGGCGGCGGGCAGGCACAAGTACCAGCGCGGGGTGCTGGGACTGCTGGCCGGCTCCGCCCGCTATCCCGGCGCCGCGGTGCTCAGCGCCCGCGCCGCCGTTGCCACCGGGCTGGGGCTGCTGCGCACCATCGTCCCGGAGAACGTGGCCGCGGCCCTGACCAGCCAGGTCCCGGAGGCCGTCCCGCTGGGCACCGACGAGCTCACCGCCCTGCTGGCGCACAACCGCCGCAACGGGCGCGAGGGCGCCACCCGGATCGGCGCCTGGGCCATCGGCCCCGGGCTGGAGGACACGCCCGAGACCCGCCGGCACCTGCAGCAGATCCTGGCGGCCAACAACCCATGCGTCATCGACGCCAGCGCGCTGGCAATGCTCGAACCGGGCGAACACAGCCAGCTGCGCATCCTCACCCCGCACGCCGGGGAGCTCAACGCCCTGCTGGCCAAGGCCGGGGTGCGGGTCAGCCCCCGGGACATCGCCGCCGACCCGATCCGCTGGGCCCGCTGGGCCGCCGTAGCCTACGACTGCGTCGTGTTGCTCAAGGGCTCAGCCACCATTTGCACCGCCCCGGACGGCTACGCATTGATCGTGCACGCCTCGACCCCGGATCTAGCCACGGCCGGCAGCGGGGACGTGCTCACCGGCATCCTGGGCACGTTGCTGGCTGCAGCCAACTTCCCGGCCACGCCCGCAACCGTCGATGCCACCGCGCTGACCCACCGGCTGACCGACCTTGCCGCTGCCGGTGCGTTGATCCACGCCCATGCCGGTGCCCTGGCGGCACGCGAGGGTACGGTTAGCGCCGTGGACCTGCTGGTGGAGCTTCCACGCGCGGCCAGGGACCTGGGGCTCTAG
- the alr gene encoding alanine racemase, whose protein sequence is MSAQSTDQTENPTHTQDPTTTSDWERRAIIDLANVRENVKRVAELVAPAAIMGVIKADGYGHGAVAVGRAAVQAGATWLGCAHVTEALKVREAGIEVPMLAWLHTKGTPFAEAIAANIDLAVSGWELEHVARAAQAAAQPARVHLKIDTGLGRNGSTPEEWELLLGRAASYQDEGLMRVVGVFSHLAVADEPERPETDDQLEAFNQAVALAEDAGFDLEVRHIANTPAILTRPDAHYDMVRLGLGLYGLSPFAGEDPARYGLRPAMTLVSRIANVKKVPAGQGVGYGLRYHTERETYLGLVPMGYADGVPRVALNAPVSINGTIYRVRGTIAMDQFVVDLGPDIDVDQMLGSEVILFGEGGPSVTEWADAAGTINYEIVTRISPRVPRRLVEGTWGESGE, encoded by the coding sequence GTGAGTGCACAATCTACCGATCAGACCGAAAATCCAACCCACACCCAGGACCCGACAACGACGTCGGACTGGGAACGGCGCGCCATCATCGATCTGGCCAACGTCCGCGAAAACGTCAAGCGCGTGGCCGAGCTCGTGGCGCCGGCAGCCATCATGGGCGTGATCAAGGCCGATGGCTACGGGCACGGAGCCGTGGCCGTGGGACGCGCCGCGGTGCAGGCAGGGGCCACCTGGCTGGGCTGCGCCCACGTCACCGAGGCCCTGAAGGTGCGGGAAGCGGGGATCGAGGTCCCCATGCTGGCGTGGTTGCACACCAAGGGAACCCCCTTCGCCGAGGCCATCGCCGCAAACATCGACCTGGCCGTGTCCGGCTGGGAACTTGAGCATGTGGCCCGCGCCGCGCAGGCCGCAGCCCAACCTGCACGCGTGCACCTGAAGATCGACACCGGACTGGGCCGCAACGGCAGCACCCCCGAGGAATGGGAACTGCTGCTGGGCCGGGCGGCCAGCTACCAGGACGAAGGATTGATGCGCGTGGTGGGAGTCTTTTCCCACCTGGCGGTCGCCGACGAACCCGAACGCCCGGAAACCGACGACCAGCTCGAGGCCTTCAACCAGGCCGTGGCACTGGCCGAGGACGCTGGCTTCGACCTCGAGGTGCGGCACATCGCCAACACCCCGGCGATCCTCACCCGACCTGACGCCCACTACGACATGGTCCGCCTGGGCCTGGGCCTGTACGGCCTGAGCCCCTTTGCCGGGGAAGACCCGGCACGCTACGGACTGCGCCCGGCCATGACGCTGGTCAGCAGGATCGCGAACGTCAAAAAGGTCCCGGCCGGGCAGGGAGTGGGCTACGGCCTGCGCTACCACACGGAGAGGGAAACATACCTGGGCCTGGTCCCGATGGGCTACGCCGACGGGGTGCCGCGCGTCGCGCTGAACGCACCGGTGAGCATCAACGGAACGATCTACCGGGTCCGGGGCACCATCGCCATGGACCAGTTCGTGGTGGACCTGGGCCCGGATATCGACGTCGACCAGATGCTGGGCTCCGAGGTCATCCTCTTTGGCGAGGGCGGTCCCTCGGTCACCGAATGGGCCGACGCCGCCGGCACCATCAACTACGAGATCGTCACCCGCATTTCCCCGCGGGTCCCGCGCCGGCTGGTGGAAGGCACCTGGGGTGAATCCGGTGAGTGA
- the coaA gene encoding type I pantothenate kinase has protein sequence MNGQRAVDYSATPFVELDRQTWARLSNELKQPLDEADLRRLSGLGEQLNLAEVREVYLPLSRLLNLYVQGAASLHQATNTFLGEKTGRTPFVIGVAGSVAVGKSTTARVLQELLRRWPDTPDVQLITTDGFLYPNSDLEKRGIMHRKGFPESYDRRRLLRFVSEVKSGAPEVRAPWYSHLSYDIVPGKEVVVRSPQVLIVEGLNVLQPARARMDGTAGLALSDFFDFSVYVDARTADIEEWYIRRFMKLRSGAFSDPASYFHRYASLSDDEARETAHGIWKRINEPNLRENVIPTRGRAQLVLSKSADHSIRRMLLRKI, from the coding sequence GTGAATGGACAGCGTGCGGTCGACTACAGTGCAACACCCTTTGTCGAATTGGACCGCCAGACATGGGCAAGACTGTCCAATGAACTGAAGCAGCCACTGGACGAAGCGGACCTCCGCCGCCTCAGCGGCTTGGGTGAACAGCTCAACCTCGCCGAGGTGCGCGAGGTGTACCTGCCTTTGTCGCGCCTGCTTAACCTCTATGTCCAGGGCGCGGCCTCGCTGCACCAGGCCACCAACACGTTCCTGGGGGAGAAGACCGGGCGCACCCCCTTCGTCATCGGCGTGGCAGGTTCGGTGGCCGTGGGAAAGTCCACGACCGCCCGTGTGCTGCAGGAATTGTTGCGCCGCTGGCCCGACACCCCCGACGTGCAATTGATCACGACCGACGGCTTCCTGTACCCGAACTCGGATCTGGAAAAACGCGGCATCATGCACCGCAAGGGATTCCCCGAGTCCTACGACCGCCGCCGCCTGTTGCGTTTCGTCTCGGAAGTGAAATCCGGCGCCCCCGAGGTTCGCGCCCCCTGGTACTCGCACCTGAGCTATGACATCGTTCCAGGGAAGGAAGTGGTGGTGCGCTCCCCGCAGGTGCTGATCGTGGAGGGACTGAACGTCCTGCAGCCGGCCAGGGCACGGATGGACGGCACCGCGGGCCTGGCGCTGAGCGACTTCTTCGACTTCTCCGTCTATGTCGACGCGCGGACCGCGGACATCGAGGAGTGGTACATCCGTCGCTTCATGAAGCTGCGTTCGGGCGCGTTCTCGGATCCCGCGTCCTATTTCCACCGCTACGCATCGCTCAGCGACGACGAAGCCAGGGAAACGGCACACGGCATCTGGAAGCGCATCAACGAGCCGAACCTGCGGGAAAATGTCATTCCCACCCGAGGTCGCGCGCAGCTCGTATTAAGCAAATCGGCGGACCATTCGATCCGCCGAATGCTGCTGCGCAAGATCTGA
- the glmS gene encoding glutamine--fructose-6-phosphate transaminase (isomerizing), whose translation MCGIVGYVGNAGRAADHGALDVILEGLRRLEYRGYDSAGLAVVTDAGIDSRKKAGKLANLVQSLEEEPLPAALTGIGHTRWATHGGPTDANAHPHLADNGNLAMIHNGIIENFAELKAKLRAEGVEFISDTDTEVAAALLGSVYRGAGEGNLTRSMELTARQLEGAFTLLAVHAEHPGVVVAARRNSPLVLGLGDGENFLGSDVSGFIDFTRRAVELGQDQIVTITPESHSITDFEGNPAEGKEFHVDWDAASAEKGGFASFMEKEIFDQPAAVADTLLGRSDAFGRLTLDELRISPEELASVTKIVVLACGTSAYGGSVAKYAIENWCRIPVEVELSHEFRYRDPIVDSNTLVVSISQSGETMDTLMAVRYAKEQGAKTLSICNTNGSTIPRESDAVLYTHAGPEIAVASTKAFLAQITATYLLGLYLGQLRGNLFSGQIKDILADLGKIPAKIQDILDRAEEIKELARSMKDTESVLFLGRHVGYPVAMEGALKLKEIAYIHAEGFAAGELKHGPIALIEQDKAVFVVVPSPRGRDSLHSKVVSNIQEVRARGAKTLVIAEEGDESVRDYAEFVFYVPETPTLLMPLLATVPLQLFACELATAKGLDVDQPRNLAKSVTVE comes from the coding sequence ATGTGTGGAATTGTTGGATACGTAGGTAATGCTGGACGCGCGGCCGATCACGGCGCGCTCGATGTGATTCTTGAGGGCCTGCGGCGCCTCGAATATCGCGGTTACGACTCGGCCGGCCTGGCCGTTGTCACCGACGCGGGCATCGACTCGCGCAAGAAGGCTGGCAAGCTCGCCAACCTCGTCCAGTCGCTGGAAGAGGAACCGCTTCCCGCGGCATTGACCGGCATCGGGCACACCCGCTGGGCGACCCACGGCGGACCGACCGACGCCAACGCCCACCCGCACCTTGCCGACAACGGCAACCTCGCCATGATCCACAACGGCATCATCGAGAACTTCGCCGAACTGAAGGCCAAGCTTCGCGCAGAAGGCGTCGAGTTCATCTCCGATACCGACACCGAAGTCGCAGCGGCCCTGCTCGGCTCCGTCTACCGAGGCGCCGGCGAAGGGAACCTCACCCGCTCCATGGAGCTGACCGCCCGCCAGCTCGAGGGTGCCTTCACCCTGCTGGCCGTGCACGCCGAACACCCCGGTGTCGTCGTGGCCGCACGCCGCAACTCCCCGCTGGTGCTGGGACTGGGCGACGGAGAAAACTTCCTGGGTTCGGATGTCTCGGGCTTCATCGACTTCACCCGCCGCGCGGTTGAACTCGGCCAGGACCAGATCGTCACCATCACCCCCGAGTCCCACAGCATCACCGACTTCGAGGGCAACCCCGCCGAAGGCAAGGAATTCCATGTCGATTGGGACGCCGCCAGCGCCGAAAAGGGCGGCTTCGCCTCCTTCATGGAAAAGGAAATCTTCGACCAGCCCGCCGCGGTCGCGGACACCCTGCTGGGCCGCTCAGACGCCTTTGGCCGCCTGACCCTCGACGAGCTTCGCATCTCCCCCGAGGAACTTGCCTCCGTCACCAAGATCGTCGTGCTTGCCTGCGGCACCTCCGCCTACGGCGGATCGGTCGCCAAGTACGCCATCGAGAACTGGTGCCGCATCCCGGTCGAGGTCGAGCTGAGCCACGAGTTCCGCTACCGCGACCCGATCGTTGACTCCAACACCCTGGTCGTCTCCATCTCCCAGTCCGGCGAAACCATGGACACGCTCATGGCCGTCCGCTACGCCAAGGAGCAGGGCGCCAAGACCCTGTCGATCTGCAACACCAACGGGTCGACCATCCCGCGCGAGTCCGACGCCGTGCTCTACACGCACGCCGGACCGGAAATCGCCGTGGCCTCCACCAAGGCATTCCTGGCCCAGATCACCGCAACCTACCTGCTGGGCCTGTACCTGGGCCAGCTGCGCGGGAACCTGTTCAGCGGCCAGATCAAGGACATCCTCGCCGACCTGGGCAAGATCCCGGCGAAGATCCAGGACATCCTGGACCGCGCCGAGGAAATCAAGGAGCTGGCACGCTCCATGAAGGACACCGAGTCGGTGCTCTTCCTGGGCCGCCACGTGGGCTACCCGGTCGCCATGGAAGGCGCGCTGAAGCTCAAGGAAATCGCCTACATCCATGCCGAGGGCTTTGCCGCCGGCGAGCTCAAGCACGGCCCGATCGCACTGATCGAGCAGGACAAGGCCGTCTTCGTGGTGGTCCCGTCCCCGCGCGGCCGCGACTCGCTGCATTCCAAGGTCGTCTCCAACATCCAGGAGGTCCGCGCCCGCGGCGCCAAGACCCTGGTCATCGCCGAGGAAGGCGACGAATCAGTTCGCGACTACGCCGAGTTCGTGTTCTACGTTCCGGAGACCCCGACGCTGCTGATGCCGTTGCTGGCCACCGTTCCGTTGCAGCTCTTCGCCTGCGAACTGGCCACGGCCAAGGGCCTGGACGTCGACCAGCCGCGAAACCTGGCCAAGTCGGTCACGGTCGAGTAG
- a CDS encoding UDP-glucose dehydrogenase family protein has protein sequence MSMKISVVGTGYLGVTHAACMAELGFEVIGVDVDPAKIEALSAGLLPFHEPGLPELLRKHVASGRLRFTTDYEQVSSWADVHFIGVGTPQRADGHGADMRYVDAAVAELATRIRGKALIVGKSTVPVGTARRLRTLIAANAHPDAEITLAWNPEFLREGFAVADTMTPDRLVLGVEDETSEALLRGIYASALAAATPLIVTDFETAELVKVAANAFLATKISFINSFAEITETIGGDITVLADALGHDARIGRKFLNAGVGFGGGCLPKDIRALQARTSELGLTHTMGFLAEVDEINLRRRERVVRLAHTMLNEKLVGARIAVLGVTFKPDSDDVRDSPALDIAVRLFNAGAEVLVYDPKGNKNAAERFPRLHYAKDLPEAVAQADLVLLLTEWAEFRALVPADLEPLVAERRIIDGRNVLSRGQWEAAGWEIVGMGQHHAPLDGEL, from the coding sequence ATGAGCATGAAGATATCGGTGGTGGGCACCGGGTACCTGGGCGTCACGCACGCGGCCTGCATGGCGGAGCTGGGCTTCGAGGTCATCGGCGTCGACGTCGACCCGGCCAAGATCGAGGCGCTCTCGGCGGGCCTGCTGCCCTTCCACGAGCCCGGCCTCCCCGAGCTGCTGCGCAAGCACGTGGCCTCCGGCCGTTTGCGCTTCACCACCGACTACGAGCAGGTTTCCTCCTGGGCCGACGTGCACTTCATCGGCGTCGGCACCCCGCAGCGCGCCGACGGGCACGGGGCCGACATGCGCTACGTGGACGCGGCCGTCGCCGAGCTGGCCACCCGCATCCGTGGCAAGGCCCTGATCGTGGGCAAGTCCACGGTGCCGGTGGGCACCGCCCGCCGCCTGCGCACCCTGATTGCCGCCAACGCCCACCCGGACGCCGAGATCACCCTGGCCTGGAACCCCGAGTTCCTGCGCGAGGGTTTCGCCGTGGCCGACACCATGACTCCCGACCGGCTGGTGCTCGGTGTCGAGGACGAAACCTCCGAGGCCCTCCTGCGCGGCATCTATGCAAGCGCCCTGGCGGCAGCGACCCCGTTGATCGTGACGGACTTCGAGACCGCCGAACTGGTCAAGGTCGCCGCCAACGCGTTCCTGGCCACCAAGATCTCCTTCATCAACTCCTTTGCCGAGATCACCGAGACCATCGGCGGGGACATCACCGTGCTGGCCGACGCGCTGGGCCACGATGCGCGCATCGGCCGCAAGTTCCTCAACGCCGGGGTCGGATTCGGCGGCGGTTGTCTGCCCAAGGACATCCGCGCGCTGCAGGCACGCACCAGCGAGCTGGGCCTGACGCACACCATGGGGTTCCTGGCCGAGGTCGACGAGATCAACCTGCGCCGCCGCGAACGCGTGGTGCGCCTGGCCCACACCATGCTCAACGAGAAGCTGGTCGGTGCGCGCATCGCGGTGCTCGGGGTGACCTTCAAGCCCGATTCGGACGACGTGCGCGACTCCCCGGCGCTGGACATCGCGGTGCGGCTCTTCAACGCCGGCGCCGAGGTGCTGGTGTACGACCCCAAGGGCAACAAGAACGCGGCCGAGCGCTTCCCGCGGCTGCACTACGCCAAGGACCTGCCCGAGGCCGTGGCCCAGGCGGACCTGGTGCTGCTGCTGACGGAGTGGGCCGAGTTCAGGGCCCTGGTTCCCGCGGACCTGGAGCCGCTGGTGGCGGAGCGCCGGATCATCGATGGACGCAACGTGCTTTCCCGGGGCCAATGGGAGGCCGCCGGCTGGGAAATCGTGGGCATGGGCCAGCACCACGCCCCGCTGGACGGGGAACTGTAG
- the rpsI gene encoding 30S ribosomal protein S9 produces the protein MAQNTEEITEFEGEAPTSYTSETVAVEVEAVKERPALTVAGAAVGRRKQAIARVRVVPGTGQWTLNGRSLDNYFPNKLHQQDVNEPFKLLELDGAYDVIARIHGGGPSGQAGALRLGIARSLNEIDRDNNRAALKKAGYLTRDARVIERKKAGLKKARKASQFSKR, from the coding sequence GTGGCTCAGAACACTGAAGAGATCACTGAATTCGAGGGTGAAGCTCCGACTTCGTACACCTCGGAGACCGTTGCCGTAGAGGTAGAAGCAGTCAAGGAACGTCCGGCACTGACCGTTGCAGGCGCAGCAGTCGGCCGTCGCAAGCAGGCAATTGCCCGCGTTCGCGTCGTTCCGGGCACCGGTCAGTGGACCCTCAACGGCCGCTCGCTGGACAACTACTTCCCGAACAAGCTGCACCAGCAGGACGTCAACGAACCGTTCAAGCTCCTCGAGCTGGACGGCGCATACGACGTCATTGCACGCATCCACGGTGGCGGCCCCTCGGGCCAGGCCGGTGCGTTGCGCCTGGGCATCGCCCGCTCGCTGAACGAGATCGACCGCGACAACAACCGCGCCGCCCTCAAGAAGGCCGGCTACTTGACTCGTGACGCCCGCGTCATCGAGCGCAAGAAGGCTGGTCTCAAGAAGGCTCGCAAGGCTTCGCAGTTCTCCAAGCGCTAA